The segment AAACCGTTTTCAACACTATTTTCGCATTAAATTTCCTATTTTTGTTCCGTTCCgatttaaatctaaaaataaaaaacaatcaaaagaaatatagaaaataggaCAGGATTTCTCCCGTCCGTTTTTACCCTAGATATCACAACCCAATAGCACTTGAACCGTGCACAATAACAACTAGGATCCCTGAAAAAATCACCACGAAAACCCAACCATACGTACGTGCAGAggcagtatatatatatacgacaTGCACGTACTTTACGTGCGTACGTGCGCCTACACGCTCAGGTGCATGTCGATCCGGAGCACGGCGTTGTTGGTGCTGGCGTTGAAGGCGTGCGTCCTGAGCAGGCCGTACCCGGCAGCGCCGCGGAACCCGCCGGTGCCACCGATGACCGGCAACTCCCTGACGTCGTCGAGGATGGCGTCCCTGGCCAGCACGGCGACGGCGCTTCCGTTGTGCTTCCCCGACGTGAACACCATGTCGGCGCAGAGCAGCAGCGCCGGGTCGGACCGGGACGCGAAGAGGTAGAACCCCTGCGCGCGTCCAACGACGGGGGACGCCGCGCTGGGCCCCTCCGTCAGCGGGTCGTCGATCACGTACAGGTCGCCGAAGCGGTTGACGGGGTCGCCCGGCAGCGGCGCCGCGCCCCTCACCACGCGCACCGCCGTCGCGGGGCTCCCTGCCGATGCCGTCACCGTGTCGTGCATGTAGAAACGGAACTGCGCGGTCGTCGAGGCGCCGTCCACCAAGGCGGCAAGCGCCAGGGAGATGAATGCCAGCAGGAGCTGCGTTGCGTGCTTGTCGTTGGCCATGGCACGCGAGAGGTGAGAGAAGATCAGCGAGAGGGAAGTGTGTTTTGGATCTGAGGAGAGGAGATCATTTAGAGGAATGGACGCATCGTGGCTAGTGCGTTGGACGGTCCCTCTACCAAAAGCACGACATGATGCGTTGGACGGTCCCACTACCAAAAGCATGACATGATGGATTAAGCGACTGTTTGATTGTAAAAGAGAGGTTGTATTGTATAGTTTGGCTAAATGAAAATATGTTGGAGGAGCCCTATAGTTTTTGATAACAGTGTTTGGTTAGATGTATGCAATGACGATGTAATGAATCCGTGAAGGTGTTTTGTTGTTTGTatgaatgaatgcaatgatCCTGGGACTTAAGATTGACAAGTGGATCATACTGACACTGTAACTCATGTAGCATGTATCCATACAGCCTGAATGTGAGTGAAGCTCGATTTAAATGTATCGAATAACTAAGAACGACTCAAGCAAATTGCGTCCATCATGTAGTTAATCAAACAAACTTCTATATAGAAATACATAAACAGATATAAATTTCTTATATATACAGACTTAGATACAGCAAACTAAACAGACTAAAAACTTTAAATGAATGGACGCATCGTCGCTACTAGCTAGTGCGTTGGATGGTCCCTCTAGCTAAAGCATGACATGATCGATGTGGCGTCTGGTGCAAAAGCAAGCGTGGCCGAGCTGAGGGGTCGGGGAGAGGCTTTGCACCTGCACGCTTGTGCGGTTGAGCTCGCTAACATGATAGTAGGATACCGATAGAGTACTGTACGTGTGTGCCGGTCCAATCGTCGAAGGTTGTGATGAttgaatttttaaataatattaaattaatagaaaattgtaaaaataatatttgcttttgaaaaattgcagctgTAGTATCCTATTGATAGGCAAAATGCCGACAGGGGATATGCCGTCTCATGAGATGCTGATATGTCCCTTGTCAGCACATGGCTTGCCGACAGATAATCCTGTCGGCAAGACACTATGCCGACGGGACTTGTCGGCCACATGATGACAGGATACCATCTTGGTGCCGACGGGATGTCCTGTCGATGGCCCATATATTGACAGGGGCTGTTGGCAAGCCATGTCCATTTAATCtctattttcctaaaaaaagctacttttgaggagatttttttttttcaagcggTTACGATTGTTGTTTGGAACCGGTAGTACGTGCACAGACAAATGAAGAGGGCATCATGTAAATAACATAAAATTAGTATGGAGTATAAGTTTTAAAAGGAGTCATAAACTGTAACGATACAAATGTATGCTTAAGTACATCAAGGGGCACGTCCTCCTCTGGCCCTCTTGTTGGGCCCTCCTCTACCACAATGACGGATCTGATCCGTCAAATACGTCAAGGGGTCTGGTGGGTGCCTAGGGCGAGGCATAGTCACTGGGGTGAATGTATCCTCCTGAGTATGTTGCGGGGCTTTAGGCATCTGAGAGAAGTCTTGGGTGACGGGAGGCTCGGTGAACCAGTCATCCAAACTGTGACCGTAGGTCCCTGATGATGGAGAAGTAGCAGGTACTAATGCCCCCGACTGCCACTGTAAACCTATCATTataaatgatattttttaatatctagAAACTTGAATACaaggaaacaaattttgtgaaaATGATATAACATCTCTTGTAAGGATCCCATCCATCCTGGTGCAGACATGAAAGTGAGCCCAGGTTGTGGCACCTGGGATGACGTCCCCTCCTACCTTGGCAAGAGGCTTGGCGTAGTACGTGGTGGGGAGATCTTTTCCTAGACTCAGCCATGTTGTCACGTCTAGGGCAGAAAGAAGCACAACACATGGCATAGTGACAATGTTGCGCAAGGTAACGTAGACTGCTGACCAGCTCAGGCCGATCCACTCTTGGTGGATGCCAATTCACCCGGTCTACTAGGGAAAGGAAGTCGTCTCCCACCTCCTCGCAGATGACCGTTTATAgccaagttaaatttcaaaGTTATGGAATATTTTGCGATTCACGAATAGATTTAAGGCGTACTTAGCTCATTGTATGTGGCCGGAGGGCGCATGGCGAACATGTCGCTGATGCTGGTTTGGTGGGAAAGCCCACTCTACTGCTCCGGGAAGCACCTCTATCAAGTGGCCCCATGGAACCAATGGAGGTAGGTTAGGTACGTCGAGTGGTCGTAAGGCCCTACAGGCTCGTAGACGTCTAAGGCATGCACCATATTGTCCATCCACTTCTGCATCTTCGCGGGGAACATGGTCTCGTGCTGTAGACTGAACCCCTTCCTCGATAGcctaaaaaatagaaatattgtTTAGCTATATTTAAGTAAAGAAATACTAATCGAATTGTAGTGCAAAATAGAACTTACTTGTGAACGGCCTTTGGCATACAGTGCCTCCTCGGCAAAGGGAACTCCTATGAAACCCTAAACTACCAGAGAACATGGTTTTGGCTATATGGCTCGACATGGATGTCGAACACGAGATTTCTCCTTGTCAACCATAAGGCATTATCTGCGCTACAAAGTGAGCAGAGCCCAAATGGTGCACGAGCCCTGACACCGGTGACTGTGTACGGTGTCCAACGCATGTGGTCTTCCATAAGCTAGTCAAGGCATGCGACGAAGTGGGGTTGACATCACATGCTATACCAGTAGTCCACCGCgacataatattatttaaaaacacATTTGCAATTACTTACATCACACTGGCACCAAATCAAACCCATTGTTAGTCCATCCATAGTTCAGGCATGCCGTACTCTGCAAAATTGTACAAGTTTGGTGTGTACACTTTGTATGGCGATAGCGTGGGTCAACCGATGTCAAACTGCTCAAATGTGACCACAACATCAGCAGCAGTGGGCACCCCGTGATGGAACCCACAACTGCGGTCTGTACGCACGCGTCACATAGTCTGGAGTACGTTGAAGCTAGAATTGTAGGACTCCAGCTGTAATGCGGAACCTCCTCTAAAGGGCCATCCGCTGCTACGACGAACTAATGTGCACCACATCATATAACATCCATATCACTTGACTGCACCGTAATTCACTAGAATTATTCAGACCAACCTTCAGACCCGAGAAATTGCTTAAATCTACTCCACTGTCACATTGCATAACATGCCATTCTTCATAATACACACTAAATATCACATCTGCTGACATCCCTGATAGAAAATCATTTTATTGTCCATTAATTCATTCCAATTAAAAAAACATCCTAAATTTGTTCCTAAATTATGTTATAGTTattcataaaattatttctaaactTCCTAAAATCAGTACTAAAATGtctaaaaaatatcataaatcATGCTAAATTTATTAGTAAATGGCGTTATAGTTTCTACAACTTTATTAAACTTTCTATACTATTCTAAAATTATtactaaattttacaaaatgtCTAAATATTTCCTAAATCATGCTAAAAAATTCTACAACtaaactaaaatttctaaatCTATTTTTTACATCGTGCTAAAATTTGACAACTAAACtaagctaaaataaattcattaaactattttctaaattaatttTTACATCATGCTATAATTTCTATAACTAAACTATTTTCTAAACCTATTTTTTACATCACTCTATAATTTCTACAACTAAACTAAATTTCCtaaactaaaatttctaaactattttctaaCTCTATTTTAGATCGCGCTATAATTCTACAACTAAACTTCATTTTCTAAACTATACTAAAATtacatctaaattttttaatatattctaTACTATTTATACGAACAagagaaatatatataaaaaaattaccgtCATGTGAGGATgcctttctcctcctccactcttcctctcctttcccttcctcctcatcctctcctcctctcctctctctggaACCGAATGGAATAATGGGGGCATTTGTCCCCATGGGATGGTGATGCACCCCTTAAACAGGGTTCCTGTCCAATTAGCAAACCAAGTGCTGATAGGGAGCCTGTTGCACAGCCAATCATAGTAAATGCGGTGGCTCATCACATGTTGGTAGGTGAAATGATGATATATCTATGTTGGCATCTCGCCTACCGACAGGTCTCTTATCGGTATTTCACTTGTCGATAGCATACTACTTCTGCAATTTTCcaaaaatagatattatttttgtaattttctattaatttaatattatttttttaaaaaattcatgatAATTCGATCTTGATTTTCATGTCAGGTGATCGTTTGGTCATGTATCATGTTGTTTCCTGTTCAAATAAGTAGGTAACTTGTGCCACACCCAAGCATCTCACATGCCTGAACGGTCGTCGCCTCTGCAAGATCCAATATCATGCTACCATCTCTTCTGTCCTATTTCTGTTTTGTTAAAATTTCAAACTTTTAAGTTAAATAAATTTGAACTTCATACAAAATATAAACTCTACTAGGAATTTTATGAACTTTCATCTACAATCAGAATAATGctagcagagagagagagagaaatagagagagagaggtactATGCACACAACAAAGGATGGAGCAgttgcctctccctggcgaccACAGGGGCAACTCATCTGTCCCCTCTACCTTTGGCCCCAAATCCACTCCTCTTCTCTCCCAAAGCCTAGATCCACCTCCAATCCAGCTGTTTTGTGCCACCCCCCTCTAGATCCACAATCTCCTCAGGAGTTTTTGCCTTCGCATGGCATCTTGGCACCCCCTGCCTCGAGTCCAAGCTGCTCGAGCTCCGGCGCGCTGGATCTTCTCACTGCTGGCATGAGGGCCCTGTGGCTGGCCTCTGTGCCCCCAATGTGCTGCATGACTCCGTCGCCTCCGTAACAATCCTCCACAAGATTTGCTCTGCCTTCAATTCGACATCAACGCAGTGTGCCCTTAGCAATCCAACGCCAACAACCAAGAGATGCAGCGTAGGGTTTTTTTACTCCCAACATTCAAGCGGCATGGGCCTTCTTCATTTAGGAAATGCGGGGTATCAATCTAACACCTTGGTTTCCTTCAAGGCAACACCCTCAGCTGCTATCACTCACGGGGCCGAGGCAATGATAAAGATGTTCTTGATGAGGGCTGGTGTTTGGTCCGTCCGCTGCATTGGTGGAGAAAGTTTGGGGCTCATTCATGCCTTTTTCTCCAGTGGGTTGCTCTCTCAATGCTGAAGTCAGCCTACAAAGGAAGAAAGCCTTCTTAAGGAGAGCCCATGGGAAGTGCCTCAATTGGTTTTCCCCGGACCACAAAGTTGCTTCTTGCCGTGACCCTCCACGGTACTGGAAATGCAAGCATTTAGGCCCTTGATCCTTTGAGTGCCTCGGTAGATATTCAGCTATAGCTCCTTCCTCCCTAGTTTGCTTTGCTCCATGCCCCCCTCC is part of the Phragmites australis chromosome 12, lpPhrAust1.1, whole genome shotgun sequence genome and harbors:
- the LOC133886116 gene encoding dirigent protein 21-like — translated: MANDKHATQLLLAFISLALAALVDGASTTAQFRFYMHDTVTASAGSPATAVRVVRGAAPLPGDPVNRFGDLYVIDDPLTEGPSAASPVVGRAQGFYLFASRSDPALLLCADMVFTSGKHNGSAVAVLARDAILDDVRELPVIGGTGGFRGAAGYGLLRTHAFNASTNNAVLRIDMHLSV